From a single Nicotiana tomentosiformis chromosome 2, ASM39032v3, whole genome shotgun sequence genomic region:
- the LOC104096495 gene encoding transcription and mRNA export factor ENY2 — translation MRHSVNRPPTPDTRDDQEKEPTLNEIINIKLIESGEKERLKELLRERLVESGWKDEMKALCREYVKKKGRNNVTVDDLVHVITPKGRASIPDSIKAELLQRIRTFLVSATL, via the exons AT GAGGCATTCGGTAAATCGTCCACCAACACCTGATACACGGGATGATCAAGAAAAGGAGCCTACCCTTAATGAAATTATCAACATTAAG TTGATTGAGAGTGGGGAAAAAGAACGGTTGAAGGAGCTTTTGAGGGAAAGGCTTGTGGAGTCTGGGTGGAAGGATGAAATGAAAGCTCTTTGTAG GGAATATGTAAAGAAGAAAGGACGGAACAATGTAACTGTCGACGACCTTGTACATGTGATTACCCCAAAAGGTAGAG CTTCAATACCTGATTCCATCAAAGCTGAGCTGCTACAAAGAATTCGTACATTTCTTGTTTCAGCCACTCTTTGA